In Streptomyces sp. 840.1, the DNA window CGACCTGTTCGCGGAGCACTCCCGCGTCCTGGAGATCGGTGGCCGCTACGTGACCATCACCGGCTGCTGGAACCCGCGGTACGGCCAGCCCTCGAAGTGGGTCTCGCAGATCAACGCGCACTTCGAGTGCAACATCCACTCGCGCCGGGAGTACCTCCGCGCCATGGCCGACAACCGGCTGGTGCCCCAGACCATCATCGACCTCACCCCCGACACCCTGCCCTACTGGGAGCTGCGGGCCACGTCCTCGCTGGTGACGGGGATCGAGGACGCGTTCATCAACTCGTACAAGGACGGGTCCTTCCAGTACCTCCTGATCGCGGCAGACCGCGTCTGACCTCGCGCAGCCGTCCGCGGGACCCCCGTCGGCTCCGGCCGACGGGGTTCTCCCGCGTCTCGCGCCGAGCCGGACCAGCCCGGCCCGGGAGCGTCAGGGGGTGGCTGCGGACACGACGTACACGACCGGGGCCATCGGGTCGGTCATGTCGACGGTGATGTCCTGGGTGGGGCGCGGGTCCTTGTTGGTGTGCGTGGTGCCCGACCACGCGACGCCTTCGCCGAAGTACCAGCCCGCGACCTTCGTGTCGCGGGCGCCGACGGTGATCCTGCCCTCGGTCAGGGCCGCGCGGCCGGTGCCGACGTTGGTCAGGAAGCGGTCGAGACCGTTGGAGGACGTGCGGAACTGCACGTACATCCGGCTGGCCTTCCAGTTGTTGGTCTCGTAGTACTCGACGTCCTGCGCGTCCCACGGGATCGGCACCTCGAAGATCCGGCGCAGCATCCGGGACGGCCAGCCCTCGCGGAGCCCCTGCGCCGCGGCCTCGGCGGCCTTGTCCTCGCCGGAGCGGCGGCTCTGGCTCGCGGAGATCAGCAGGTATCCGGCCGGGATCCCGATGAGCAGCACGATGATGGTCGCCGTGATCAGGCGCCGGCGGATCGTTCTGCGCCGGTCCTCGGGCAGCCCGCCCGTCGCCCTGCTCGGGCGGCGGGGACTGACGCGGCACGACGGGGTGCTCGGCTGCGGTCATGGCTCTGGGGGTCCCTAGGAAGTGCGGGTGTTGCGAGTGTTACGGATGGTGCTCGCTGCCTGGTCGTAGATCTGCGCGTACCGCCTCGTACCGCTCGACGCGGCGGCGGTTGGTACGGCGGAACCTGCGGGCCACCAGTCTGGCGAGGTCGGCGGCGCCGACCATACCCGCCTCGGGGCCGAGCTGCGCTTTCGCGATCCGCGCCTCGGGCCGGTAGCCGCGGCCGGTGAGGTGGCGTTTGAAGGCGTCCCTGGCCGGTCCGATCAGCAGGTCGTCGGCGGCGCTGACACCGCCTCCGATGACGAAGCAGGAGGGGTCGAGCGCGGCGGCCAGATTGGCGATGCCGACGCCGAGCCACTGGCCGATGTCCTGGAGGAGTTCGATGCACATCGCATCGCCCTCGCGGGCCAGTTCGGTGATGAGCGGTCCGGTGATGTCTGGGGATGTTGCCCTTGACCCGCTCGATGATTCCGTGGGCCACCGGGGAGTCCGCGGCGGCCAGTTCCCTGGCCTCGCGGACGAGGGCGTTCCCGGAGCTGTACTGCTCCCAGCAGCCCCGGTTGCCGCAGGGGCAGCGGTGGCCGCCGGGCACCACCTGCATTGTGGCCGAACTCAACCGGGCGACGCCGTACTTGCCCCGCTTGACCTGACCGTCCTCCAGGATGGCGCCGCCGATGCCGGTACCCAGTGTGATCATGACGAGGTGGTCCTCGCCCCGGCCGGCGC includes these proteins:
- a CDS encoding ROK family protein, with product MCIELLQDIGQWLGVGIANLAAALDPSCFVIGGGVSAADDLLIGPARDAFKRHLTGRGYRPEARIAKAQLGPEAGMVGAADLARLVARRFRRTNRRRVERYEAVRADLRPGSEHHP